One Nostoc sp. CENA543 genomic window, AAAAATTTAGTGCGGCGTTTGCTTCCACAGAACAGTTAGTGAATAAAAGAGCGATCGCAGAAGCTCAACCAGGACAAGCTGTAGAATGTTGGGTAGAAATTAACTGGGAACACGAAGGTAAACGCTATAACGTTAAACGCCAATGTCGCGGTTATAAAAATAAAACAGATTTTGCTCTAGGTAAAACCGAATTACTCATGCAAGTGGCTGGTGATGACGGTAGATGGTATTTTCCACTACAGCAACCAGAAGAAATTATCGGGCAGATTTTACCAGTCAGTTTACATCAATACTTCTTTTTCGACGGCGAACGCATAGAAGAAATTGTCCGTTCGGATAAAAAATCTGAAATTGCGGAAGCGACAAAAATTTTCTTGGGTGTAGAAGTCATCAACCGTTCTATTAAACATCTAGGAGAAGCCAAAAAAAGCTTAGAGAATGAATTAAAAGCCATTGGGGACTCCGAAATCAAACAACTTTTAAAAGAACAAGCCAAACTCGAACAAGAAATTGCCCAAATCAATACCCGTCAAGCAGAAATTAAGCAAGAAATAGAATATCAACAAACCTTTAAAAAAGAAACTGGTAATCGGTTACAAGAACTAACCGCCGCTAAAGAACTACAACAAAAACGGCAAGACTTAGAAAATCAAAAGAAAACCAATCAAGACAACTGGCGACAAACTAAAGAAACCTTGAAAAAAATTATTTCCTCACGGGGTTATACAGTTTTACTATCAGATACCACTAACCAGTTTCGGACTATTATCCATGATTTAAAACAACGAGGTGAATTAACTTCGGGAATTTCACGGGAATTTATCACAGAATTACTCAATTCGCAACGCTGTATTTGTGGTGCAGAATTGCATTCAGGTAATCACGCCCATCATCATGTGAGTATGTGGTTAGATAAAGCAGGTTCCTCGTCAGTAGAGGAAACCGCAATTCGGATGAGCGCGCAGGTAGAAGAAATAGATAAACAAGCCGCAGCCTTTTGGGAAGAAGTAGACAAAGAACAAGCCAGACTTAATCAACTACGCCAAAACATTTCAGAAATCGAACACGAATTAGATAATATTCAAGAACGCTTACGTAAAGATCCCAACGAAGAGATTAGCAACTTACAAAAACGCCTAGATGAGATTGAAAGTAAAATCGACGAACTAAATCGAGAACAAGGCGCGAATCAGCAAAAGATTACTCACCTTAAAGCCGAGATTGAGACTTTAATCAAACAAATTGCAAAACAAAAGCTCAACGAAGACAGACAATTATTAGCGCAAAGACGCATCAACGCTACCCAAGACGCTATCGAACGCTTAACGGAAGTGAGAAACCGCCAAGAAAAACAGTTTCGCCTGCAACTAGAAAAGCGATTGCAAGAAATATTTGCGGCTATTTCTTTTACGCCTTATATTCCTAAAATCAGTGAAAAATATGAACTCACCTTAGTAGAAAATACCTCCGGTACAGAAGCAATAGTTGCAGCCTCCACAGGAGAAAACCAAATTCTTAGTCTATCTTTTATCGCCAGTATTATTGATAAAGTCAGAGAGTGGAGTGCTAAACGGAAAATCCTCACCATACCTGATAGTAGTACCTTTCCCATCGTGATGGATTCTCCCTTTGGGAGTCTAGACGAAACCTATCGCCGTCGTATTGCCCAAACTTTACCGCAGTTAGCCAATCAATTAATCGTATTAGTGACTAAAACACAATGGCGAGGTGAGGTAGAAGCAGAAATTTCTGAAAGAGTGGGAAGAGAATATGTTTTAGTTTATTATTCCTCTAAACCAGACTGTGAACAAGATTATATAGAATTAACTGGAGAAAGATATCCTTTAGTTAAACAAAGTCCCAATGAGTTTGAATATACAGAAGTCATCGAAGTTACAAAAGATTGGTAATCATCAATACTTTTTCCGAAAATCTGTAATTTTCATGAAATAAAATTAGCATTTTTAGCAAAATTTTAGTTTTTGATCAGTGCATATGACCCAGGGTGTAAGTGCAAATTAGCTAAAATATTGGTGAGATGCTCAAATAAATTCGATGAAATATCACAGCATTGATGAGCTGCTTAAAAATAATCAGACTTGGGTGGCTGAAAAGTTAACACTAGAGCCAAATTACTTTGAAGAATTGTCAACAGGACAAACTCCCCACTTTCTCTACATCGGTTGTTCTGATAGTCGTCTGCCATTAACTAACTTTACTCGCACTGAACCTGGAGAGTTATTTGTACATCGGAATATTGCTAATCAAGTTTCTCTCACGGATATTAACTTTCTAGCCGTTTTAGAATATGCAAT contains:
- a CDS encoding AAA family ATPase, coding for MKLTSIKLCNFRSFYGKTPEMIISGGDVLNTTIIHGNNGAGKTSLLNAFTWVLYEKFSAAFASTEQLVNKRAIAEAQPGQAVECWVEINWEHEGKRYNVKRQCRGYKNKTDFALGKTELLMQVAGDDGRWYFPLQQPEEIIGQILPVSLHQYFFFDGERIEEIVRSDKKSEIAEATKIFLGVEVINRSIKHLGEAKKSLENELKAIGDSEIKQLLKEQAKLEQEIAQINTRQAEIKQEIEYQQTFKKETGNRLQELTAAKELQQKRQDLENQKKTNQDNWRQTKETLKKIISSRGYTVLLSDTTNQFRTIIHDLKQRGELTSGISREFITELLNSQRCICGAELHSGNHAHHHVSMWLDKAGSSSVEETAIRMSAQVEEIDKQAAAFWEEVDKEQARLNQLRQNISEIEHELDNIQERLRKDPNEEISNLQKRLDEIESKIDELNREQGANQQKITHLKAEIETLIKQIAKQKLNEDRQLLAQRRINATQDAIERLTEVRNRQEKQFRLQLEKRLQEIFAAISFTPYIPKISEKYELTLVENTSGTEAIVAASTGENQILSLSFIASIIDKVREWSAKRKILTIPDSSTFPIVMDSPFGSLDETYRRRIAQTLPQLANQLIVLVTKTQWRGEVEAEISERVGREYVLVYYSSKPDCEQDYIELTGERYPLVKQSPNEFEYTEVIEVTKDW